One Rosa chinensis cultivar Old Blush chromosome 3, RchiOBHm-V2, whole genome shotgun sequence DNA window includes the following coding sequences:
- the LOC112192211 gene encoding 2,3-bisphosphoglycerate-independent phosphoglycerate mutase-like produces MHSETVKFGHVTFFWNGNHSGCFNPEMEEYVEIPSDSGISFNVQPKMKALEIAEKARDAILSKKFEQVRVNLPNGDMVRHTGDIEATIVACKAADQAVKVPIAIGGHELAPGFRFHKDLPSGGLANVAATMINLHGFEAPSQENIGKRILTLLFPKF; encoded by the exons ATGCACAGTGAGACTGTAAAATTTGGCCACGTTACTTTCTTCTGGAATGGGAATCACTCTGGATGCTTTAACCCTGAAATGGAGGAATATGTGGAAATTCCAAGTGACAGTGGAATCTCATTCAACGTCCAGCCAAAGATGAAGGCATTGGAGATTGCTGAAAAGGCAAGGGATGCTATTCTGAGCAAGAAGTTTGAACAG GTACGTGTTAACCTACCCAATGGGGACATGGTGCGGCATACTGGTGACATTGAGGCCACAATTGTTGCTTGCAAGGCTGCTGATCAAGCTGTCAAG GTTCCCATTGCTATTGGAGGCCACGAACTGGCACCTGGTTTTCGGTTCCACAAGGATCTTCCGAGTGGTGGTCTTGCCAATGTTGCTGCAACTATGATCAATCTGCATGGATTTGAGGCCCCTTCCCAAGAGAACATAGGGAAAAGAATTCTCACTCTATTATTTCCTAAATTTTGA